In Fusobacterium hwasookii, a single window of DNA contains:
- the pcp gene encoding pyroglutamyl-peptidase I gives MKKILVTGFDPFGGEKINPALEVIKLLPKKIGENEIRILEIPTVYKKSIEKIDKEIESYDPDYILSIGQAGGRTDISIERIAINIDDFRIKDNEGNQPIDEKIYSDGDNAYFSTLPIKAIQSEITKNNIPASISNTAGTFVCNHVFYGVRYLIEKKYKDKKSGFIHIPYLPEQVIEKANTPSMSLDNILKGITIAIETIFSVENDIKKIGGSIC, from the coding sequence ATGAAAAAAATTCTTGTTACAGGTTTTGACCCATTTGGTGGAGAAAAAATAAATCCCGCATTGGAAGTTATAAAATTATTGCCTAAAAAAATTGGAGAAAACGAGATTAGAATTTTAGAAATACCAACAGTATATAAAAAATCAATAGAAAAAATAGATAAAGAAATTGAAAGTTATGACCCTGACTATATTCTTTCAATAGGGCAAGCAGGAGGAAGAACAGATATTTCAATAGAAAGAATTGCAATAAATATAGATGATTTTAGAATAAAAGACAATGAAGGAAATCAACCTATTGATGAAAAAATTTATTCTGATGGAGATAATGCCTACTTTTCAACTCTACCAATAAAAGCTATACAAAGTGAGATTACAAAAAATAATATTCCTGCCTCTATTTCAAATACAGCAGGAACTTTTGTATGTAATCATGTTTTTTATGGTGTTAGATATTTGATTGAAAAGAAGTATAAAGATAAAAAATCAGGATTTATCCATATACCATATTTACCTGAACAAGTAATAGAAAAAGCCAATACTCCTAGCATGAGTTTAGATAATATTTTAAAAGGAATAACTATTGCAATAGAAACAATTTTTTCTGTTGAGAATGATATAAAAAAAATAGGTGGAAGTATCTGTTAA
- a CDS encoding aminotransferase class IV, whose product MLIELDEGYSFGLGLFETILLYNGKPVFLDEHLARINNSIENLALNIDKLEKNEVFQYLNNNKNTLEYEVLKIVLSEKNRLFLKREYTYTEKDYQRAFSLNISEVRRNESSIFTFHKTLNYGDNILEKRKSKKMGYDEPIFLNSKNQITEGATSNIFVVVGDKIYTPKLSCGLLNGIVRQYIISNYDIIETEIDLEFLNNADEIFLTNSLFGIMPVNNLEKRVFKSQKISKEILSSYKKYIENI is encoded by the coding sequence ATGCTAATAGAATTAGATGAGGGATATAGTTTTGGTTTGGGATTATTTGAAACTATTTTACTTTATAATGGAAAGCCAGTTTTCTTAGATGAACACTTAGCAAGAATTAATAATTCTATTGAAAATTTAGCTTTGAATATAGATAAGTTAGAAAAAAATGAAGTATTTCAATACTTAAATAATAATAAAAATACTCTTGAATATGAAGTTTTAAAAATAGTTTTATCAGAAAAAAATAGATTATTCTTAAAAAGAGAATATACTTATACAGAAAAAGATTATCAAAGAGCTTTTAGCCTAAATATTTCAGAAGTTAGAAGAAATGAAAGTTCTATTTTTACTTTTCATAAAACTTTAAATTATGGGGATAATATTTTAGAGAAAAGAAAAAGTAAAAAAATGGGCTATGATGAACCAATCTTTTTAAATAGTAAAAATCAAATTACAGAAGGAGCTACAAGTAATATATTTGTAGTAGTTGGAGATAAAATCTATACTCCAAAATTATCTTGTGGGCTTTTAAATGGAATTGTTAGACAGTATATAATTTCAAATTATGATATCATTGAAACTGAAATAGACTTGGAATTTTTAAATAATGCTGATGAGATTTTTTTAACAAATTCATTATTTGGGATTATGCCAGTTAATAATTTAGAAAAGAGAGTTTTTAAATCACAAAAGATAAGTAAAGAAATACTTAGCAGTTATAAAAAATATATAGAAAATATATAA
- the pabB gene encoding aminodeoxychorismate synthase component I: MGIEVKKLEKYIDIYDIFRILMSQDNFKDNKISFLDSSLKNKYGKYSIIGINPYLELKEKDNKFYINDKLSDENFEEYLDRFLKENKQENKYGLPLISGGIAYFSYDYGRKFENIKTRHKKDVDIPEAVIRFYKTYIIEDIEKQEIYISYQDKKDFDNLTNILENTKVEEENLVKNNSLANFKSNFEKDEYLKAIKKTIDYIIEGDIYIMNLTQRLMIESKKSPLQVFSYLRKYNPAPFGAYLDFDNFEVVSASPERFIKMKDRLIETRPIKGTRKRGTTEEEDLALKNELANSEKDKSELLMIVDLERNDLNHICELKSVVVDELFEVETYSTVFHLVSTIRGKLKEEYSFVDLIRATFPGGSITGAPKIRAMEIIDELENSRRDLYTGSIGYVSFNGDCDLNIVIRTAIHKDGKYYLGVGGGITCESELDFEYEETLQKAKAILEAIC; this comes from the coding sequence ATGGGAATAGAAGTTAAAAAACTTGAAAAATATATTGATATTTATGATATTTTTAGAATATTGATGAGTCAAGATAATTTTAAAGATAATAAGATTTCATTTTTAGACTCTTCACTAAAAAATAAATATGGAAAATATTCAATAATAGGTATAAATCCTTATTTAGAATTGAAAGAAAAAGATAATAAATTCTATATAAATGATAAATTAAGTGATGAAAATTTTGAAGAATATTTAGATAGATTTCTAAAAGAAAATAAACAAGAAAATAAATATGGCTTACCTTTAATTTCAGGAGGAATAGCATATTTTTCTTATGATTATGGAAGAAAATTTGAAAATATAAAGACAAGACATAAGAAAGATGTTGATATACCAGAAGCAGTTATTAGATTTTATAAAACTTATATAATTGAAGATATTGAAAAGCAAGAAATATACATAAGCTATCAAGATAAAAAAGATTTTGATAATTTAACAAATATTTTAGAAAATACTAAAGTAGAAGAAGAAAATTTAGTAAAAAATAATAGTCTTGCAAACTTTAAATCTAATTTTGAGAAAGATGAGTATTTAAAAGCTATCAAAAAGACTATTGATTACATTATTGAGGGAGATATCTATATAATGAACTTAACTCAAAGACTTATGATAGAAAGTAAAAAATCTCCTTTACAAGTATTTTCATATTTAAGAAAATATAATCCTGCACCGTTTGGAGCATATTTAGATTTTGATAATTTTGAAGTTGTAAGTGCCTCACCTGAAAGATTTATCAAAATGAAAGATAGACTTATAGAAACAAGACCTATTAAGGGAACAAGAAAAAGAGGAACAACAGAAGAAGAGGATTTAGCTTTAAAAAATGAGTTAGCAAACTCTGAAAAAGATAAAAGTGAGCTTTTGATGATAGTTGACTTAGAAAGAAATGATTTAAATCATATTTGTGAACTAAAATCAGTTGTTGTAGATGAACTTTTTGAAGTTGAAACTTATTCAACAGTTTTTCATTTGGTTTCAACAATAAGAGGAAAATTAAAAGAAGAATATAGTTTTGTAGATTTGATAAGAGCTACTTTCCCAGGAGGTTCAATTACAGGAGCACCTAAGATAAGAGCAATGGAAATAATAGATGAATTAGAAAATTCAAGAAGAGATTTATACACAGGTTCAATAGGCTATGTTTCATTTAATGGAGATTGTGACTTAAACATTGTTATAAGAACAGCTATTCATAAAGATGGTAAATACTATCTTGGTGTAGGTGGTGGAATTACTTGTGAGTCTGAACTAGATTTTGAATATGAAGAAACTTTACAAAAGGCAAAAGCTATTTTGGAGGCTATATGCTAA
- a CDS encoding anthranilate synthase component II, producing MFLMIDNYDSFVYNLVSYFLEENIEMEIIRNDLVDLKYIEDLIEKGKLEGIIISPGPKSPKDCGLCNEIVKQFYKKVAIFGVCLGHQIIGHVFGAEVKKGKSPVHGKVHKIKNSGENIFKNLPREFNVTRYHSLVVEKEKLLNNFNIEAETEDGVLMALSSKEYPLYSVQFHPEAVLTEYGHEMIRNFLDLAKEWRDKNGNRS from the coding sequence ATGTTTCTTATGATAGATAACTATGACTCATTTGTATATAACCTTGTGAGTTATTTTTTAGAAGAAAATATAGAAATGGAAATTATTCGTAATGATTTAGTTGATTTGAAGTACATTGAAGATTTAATAGAAAAAGGTAAATTAGAGGGGATAATAATTTCTCCAGGACCAAAAAGTCCAAAAGATTGTGGACTTTGTAATGAAATAGTTAAACAATTCTATAAGAAAGTAGCAATATTTGGGGTGTGTTTAGGACATCAAATAATAGGGCATGTTTTTGGTGCAGAAGTAAAAAAAGGAAAAAGCCCAGTTCATGGAAAAGTTCATAAGATAAAAAATAGTGGAGAAAATATTTTTAAAAATCTTCCAAGAGAATTCAATGTAACAAGATATCATTCTTTGGTTGTAGAAAAAGAAAAACTACTTAATAATTTCAATATTGAAGCTGAAACAGAAGATGGAGTACTTATGGCTCTTTCAAGTAAGGAATATCCTTTATATAGTGTTCAATTTCACCCAGAGGCAGTTTTAACTGAATATGGACATGAAATGATTAGAAATTTTTTAGATTTAGCTAAGGAATGGAGAGATAAAAATGGGAATAGAAGTTAA
- the hisR gene encoding histidine racemase — MDKKVQVLDFIKINPAGNITILIDNFDIYDKNIPKLSEEIMKETNLYAEQVGFIKNSHLQMMGGEFCGNASRAFASLLAFRDKDFSKQKNYNITCSGESKVLDVDVRNDGAKNKFLAKIKMPKFISLEEINVDEYKLGLVRFSGINHFIFNIKENKEASFENTIDLVKKYLSNEEYSAFGIMFFDSANLFMKPYVYVKEVGSGVYENSCASGTTALGYYLKKCKNLDRAKIVQPNGWLEYIIENDEIYIDGPVEIVAEGKVYI, encoded by the coding sequence ATGGATAAAAAAGTGCAAGTTTTAGATTTTATTAAAATTAATCCTGCTGGAAACATTACAATACTTATAGATAATTTTGATATTTATGATAAAAATATTCCAAAATTATCAGAAGAAATTATGAAAGAAACGAATCTCTATGCAGAACAAGTTGGCTTTATTAAAAATAGCCACCTTCAAATGATGGGTGGAGAATTTTGTGGAAATGCAAGTAGGGCTTTTGCAAGTCTTCTAGCTTTTAGAGATAAAGACTTTTCAAAACAAAAAAATTATAATATAACTTGTTCAGGTGAAAGTAAAGTTTTAGATGTAGATGTAAGAAATGATGGAGCAAAAAATAAATTTTTAGCTAAAATTAAAATGCCTAAATTTATAAGTCTTGAAGAAATTAATGTAGATGAATATAAATTAGGCTTAGTTAGATTTTCTGGAATAAATCATTTTATTTTTAATATTAAGGAAAATAAAGAGGCTAGTTTTGAAAATACTATAGATTTGGTTAAAAAATATTTATCCAATGAAGAATATTCTGCTTTTGGAATAATGTTCTTTGATAGTGCTAACTTATTTATGAAACCTTATGTCTATGTAAAAGAAGTTGGAAGTGGAGTATATGAAAATAGTTGTGCCTCTGGGACAACTGCATTAGGATACTATTTAAAGAAATGTAAAAACTTAGATAGAGCTAAGATTGTTCAACCTAATGGTTGGTTAGAATATATTATTGAAAATGATGAAATCTATATAGATGGGCCAGTTGAAATAGTTGCTGAGGGAAAGGTATACATATAA
- a CDS encoding V-type ATP synthase subunit D has product MAKLKVNPTRMALSELKKRLVTAKRGHKLLKDKQDELMRQFINLIKENKKLRVEVEKELSDSFKSFLLASATMSPLFLESAISFPKAKIALEMKLKNIMSVNVPEMKFIKEEMEGSIFPYGFVQTSAELDDTVVKLEKVLDSLLSLAEIEKSCQLMADEIEKTRRRVNALEYSTIPNLEETVKDIRMKLDENERATITRLMKVKQMLQKNA; this is encoded by the coding sequence ATGGCTAAGCTAAAAGTAAATCCTACTAGAATGGCTCTTTCTGAATTGAAAAAAAGACTTGTAACAGCTAAAAGAGGACATAAACTTTTAAAAGATAAGCAAGACGAATTAATGAGACAATTTATTAATCTTATTAAAGAAAATAAAAAACTTCGTGTAGAGGTTGAAAAAGAACTTTCAGATTCTTTTAAGTCTTTTCTTCTTGCTAGTGCAACAATGAGTCCATTATTTTTGGAAAGTGCTATATCATTTCCCAAAGCAAAGATAGCATTGGAAATGAAATTAAAAAATATAATGAGTGTCAATGTTCCTGAAATGAAGTTTATTAAAGAGGAAATGGAAGGAAGTATTTTTCCTTATGGTTTTGTACAAACTTCAGCTGAATTAGATGATACTGTTGTAAAATTGGAAAAAGTCTTGGATAGTCTTTTATCTCTTGCAGAGATTGAAAAATCTTGTCAACTTATGGCAGATGAAATTGAAAAGACAAGAAGAAGAGTTAATGCTCTTGAGTATAGTACAATTCCTAATCTTGAAGAAACAGTAAAGGATATTAGAATGAAACTAGATGAAAATGAAAGAGCAACTATAACAAGGCTTATGAAAGTAAAACAAATGTTACAAAAAAATGCTTGA
- a CDS encoding V-type ATP synthase subunit B encodes MLKEYKSVQEVVGPLMIVEGVEGIKYEELVEIQTQTGEKRRGRVLEIDGDRAMIQLFEGSAGINLKNTTVRFLGKPLELGVSEDMIGRIFDGLGNPIDKGPKIIPEKKVDINGSPINPVSRDYPSEFIQTGISTIDGLNTLVRGQKLPIFSGSGLPHNNVAAQIARQAKVLGDDAKFAVVFGAMGITFEEAQFFIDDFTKTGAIDRAVLFINLANDPAIERISTPRMALTCAEYLAFEKGMHVLVILTDLTNYAEALREVSAARKEVPGRRGYPGYLYTDLSQIYERAGKIKGRPGSITQIPILTMPEDDITHPIPDLTGYITEGQIILSRELYKSGIQPPIFVIPSLSRLKDKGIGKGKTREDHADTMNQIYAGYASGREARELAVILGDSALSDADKAFAKFAENFDQEYVNQGYETNRSITETLDLGWKLLKVIPRTELKRIRTEYIDKYLADKD; translated from the coding sequence ATGCTTAAAGAATATAAATCAGTACAAGAAGTAGTAGGTCCTTTGATGATAGTTGAAGGGGTAGAAGGAATTAAATATGAAGAACTTGTAGAAATTCAAACTCAAACAGGTGAAAAAAGACGTGGACGTGTTCTTGAAATAGATGGAGATAGAGCAATGATACAACTTTTTGAAGGTTCAGCTGGAATAAATCTTAAAAATACAACTGTCAGATTCTTAGGAAAACCACTTGAACTAGGAGTTTCTGAAGATATGATAGGTCGTATTTTTGATGGATTAGGGAACCCTATTGATAAAGGACCAAAAATTATTCCTGAAAAAAAAGTTGATATAAATGGCTCTCCAATAAATCCTGTTTCAAGAGATTATCCATCAGAGTTTATTCAAACAGGAATTTCAACTATTGATGGACTTAATACCTTAGTTAGAGGACAAAAATTACCAATTTTCTCTGGTTCAGGACTTCCTCATAACAATGTTGCAGCACAGATAGCAAGACAAGCTAAGGTGCTTGGAGATGATGCAAAGTTTGCTGTTGTGTTTGGAGCAATGGGAATTACTTTTGAAGAAGCACAATTCTTTATAGATGACTTTACAAAAACAGGAGCTATTGATAGAGCAGTTTTATTTATAAATCTTGCTAATGACCCAGCTATTGAAAGAATTTCAACTCCAAGAATGGCACTTACTTGTGCAGAATATCTTGCTTTTGAAAAGGGAATGCATGTTTTGGTTATCTTAACTGATTTAACTAACTATGCAGAAGCACTTCGTGAAGTTTCAGCAGCTAGAAAAGAAGTTCCAGGAAGAAGAGGATATCCAGGGTATCTATACACTGACCTTTCTCAAATTTATGAAAGAGCAGGAAAGATAAAAGGAAGACCTGGTTCAATTACTCAAATTCCAATTTTGACTATGCCTGAAGATGACATTACTCACCCAATTCCTGACCTTACAGGATATATCACAGAAGGGCAAATAATTCTTTCAAGGGAACTATATAAAAGTGGTATTCAACCACCTATATTTGTAATTCCATCTCTATCAAGATTGAAAGATAAAGGAATAGGTAAAGGAAAAACAAGAGAAGACCATGCTGATACAATGAACCAAATTTATGCGGGTTATGCTTCTGGAAGAGAAGCTAGAGAGCTTGCAGTAATTCTTGGAGATTCCGCCTTATCTGATGCAGATAAAGCCTTTGCAAAGTTTGCAGAAAATTTTGACCAAGAGTATGTAAATCAAGGATATGAAACAAATAGAAGTATAACAGAAACATTAGATTTGGGCTGGAAACTTTTAAAAGTTATTCCTCGTACAGAATTAAAGAGAATAAGAACTGAATACATAGATAAATATTTAGCAGATAAAGACTAG
- a CDS encoding V-type ATP synthase subunit A: MKEGRIIKVSGPLVVAEGMEEANVYDVVEVSDNKLIGEIIEMRGDKASIQVYEETTGIGPGDIVVTTGSPLSIELGPGMLEQMFDGIQRPLLKIQEAVGDFLLKGVSVPALDREKKWQFTPTMQVGEEVEPGKIIGTVQETEIVLHKIMVPNGVYGKIIDIKEGEFTVERTICSIETENGVRELNMIQKWPVRKGRPYLRKLNPVKPLITGQRIIDTFFAVTKGGTATIPGPFGSGKTVIQHQLAKWADAEVVVSVGCGERGNEMTDVLMEFPEIIDPKTGQSLMKRTVLIANTSNMPVAAREASIYTGITIAEYFRDMGYSVALMADSTSRWAEALREMSGRLEEMPGDEGYPAYLSSRIAEFYERAGLVECLGNGEEGALTVIGAVSPPGGDISEPVSQSTLRIAKVFWGLDYPLSYRRHFPAINWLNSYSLYQAKMDRYKEEEVDKDFPKFRIESMALLQEEAKLQEIVRLVGRDSLSEYDQLKLEITKSLREDFLQQNAFHEVDTYCSLPKQFKMLKLILSFYNEAQRGLKEGVYLDEILALPAREKITRAKNISEKELDSFDKIEEEVKEAISKLIAEGGKPNA; the protein is encoded by the coding sequence TTGAAAGAAGGAAGAATTATTAAAGTTTCAGGTCCTTTAGTTGTAGCTGAGGGAATGGAAGAAGCTAATGTATATGATGTTGTAGAAGTTTCAGATAATAAGCTCATTGGTGAAATCATAGAAATGAGAGGAGATAAAGCCTCTATACAAGTATATGAAGAAACAACAGGGATAGGACCAGGAGATATTGTAGTTACAACTGGAAGTCCACTTTCCATTGAGCTTGGACCTGGTATGTTAGAACAAATGTTTGATGGTATACAAAGACCCCTTTTAAAGATTCAAGAAGCAGTTGGTGATTTTCTATTAAAAGGTGTCAGTGTACCAGCACTTGATAGAGAAAAGAAATGGCAATTTACTCCAACTATGCAAGTTGGTGAAGAAGTGGAGCCTGGAAAAATTATAGGGACTGTACAAGAAACAGAAATTGTATTACATAAAATAATGGTTCCTAATGGAGTTTATGGAAAAATCATAGATATAAAAGAAGGAGAATTTACAGTAGAGAGAACTATTTGTTCAATAGAAACAGAAAATGGTGTAAGAGAATTAAATATGATACAAAAGTGGCCTGTTAGAAAAGGTAGACCATATTTAAGAAAACTTAATCCTGTAAAACCTTTAATAACAGGACAAAGAATTATAGATACTTTCTTTGCTGTTACTAAGGGAGGAACTGCTACAATTCCTGGACCATTTGGTTCTGGTAAAACTGTAATACAACACCAACTTGCTAAATGGGCAGATGCAGAGGTGGTTGTTTCTGTTGGTTGTGGAGAACGTGGAAATGAGATGACAGATGTACTTATGGAATTTCCAGAAATTATTGACCCTAAGACAGGGCAATCTTTAATGAAAAGAACAGTTCTTATAGCTAATACTTCAAATATGCCAGTTGCTGCTCGTGAGGCTTCAATTTATACTGGGATAACTATTGCAGAGTATTTTAGAGATATGGGATATTCAGTAGCACTTATGGCAGATTCAACAAGTCGTTGGGCAGAAGCACTTCGTGAAATGTCAGGACGTTTGGAAGAAATGCCAGGTGATGAAGGATATCCAGCATACCTATCAAGTAGAATAGCAGAATTTTATGAAAGAGCAGGACTTGTTGAATGTCTAGGTAATGGAGAAGAAGGAGCATTGACTGTTATTGGAGCAGTATCTCCTCCTGGTGGGGATATCTCAGAACCAGTTTCTCAATCAACATTGAGAATTGCAAAAGTATTTTGGGGACTTGACTATCCTTTATCTTACAGAAGACACTTCCCAGCTATAAACTGGTTAAATTCTTATTCTCTTTATCAAGCAAAGATGGATAGATATAAAGAGGAAGAAGTTGATAAGGATTTTCCAAAATTCAGAATAGAATCTATGGCACTACTACAGGAGGAGGCAAAACTTCAAGAAATAGTAAGACTTGTTGGTAGAGATTCTCTTTCTGAGTATGATCAACTAAAATTAGAAATTACAAAATCTCTTCGTGAAGATTTTTTACAACAAAATGCCTTCCATGAAGTAGATACTTATTGCTCTTTGCCAAAGCAATTTAAGATGTTGAAGTTGATTTTGTCTTTCTATAATGAAGCACAAAGAGGATTAAAAGAAGGTGTTTATTTGGATGAAATTCTAGCTCTTCCAGCTCGTGAAAAAATTACAAGAGCAAAGAATATAAGTGAAAAAGAGCTAGATAGTTTTGATAAGATAGAAGAAGAAGTAAAAGAGGCAATATCAAAATTAATAGCAGAAGGAGGTAAACCTAATGCTTAA
- a CDS encoding V-type ATP synthase subunit F — MYKIAVIGDKDSVLAFKILGVDVFITLDSQEARKTIDRISKENYGIIFVTEQLAKDIPETIKRYNSEVIPAIILIPSNKGSLNIGLANIDKNVEKAIGSNIL; from the coding sequence ATGTATAAAATAGCTGTAATAGGAGATAAAGATTCTGTCTTAGCTTTTAAGATACTTGGTGTAGATGTTTTTATAACATTAGATTCGCAAGAAGCAAGAAAGACTATTGATAGAATTTCAAAAGAAAATTATGGAATTATCTTTGTTACAGAGCAACTTGCAAAAGATATTCCAGAAACAATAAAGAGATATAACAGTGAAGTTATCCCTGCTATTATATTAATACCTAGCAATAAAGGAAGTTTGAATATAGGTTTGGCAAATATAGATAAGAATGTAGAAAAAGCTATTGGTTCAAATATATTATAG
- a CDS encoding V-type ATP synthase subunit C → MDRELFIQPSVRIRNLEKKLLTKIQFERLYEADDLQDSIRHLNETVYSEDLAKIDRAENFEIALSNSLNKTYSEVLSLCPVKELVDVLTYRFAFHNIKVAVKEKILQENFEHIYSKVHYEDLDNLRKQFETEKGEKGTWYEDTVIQAYKTFEETKDPEKIEFFIDKRYFEKVLEIFKKLELDLVEEYFKSMIDFINIRTFIRCKRQEQDISVLKEALIKGGYIDTDDISTYFYKEIQDLVDAYKNSKIGKSLFLGLKGYNETGRLLLFEKHMENYLTDLLKERVKRMPYGPEIIFAYVHAKEIEIKNLRIVLVGRANGLSADFIKERLRETYV, encoded by the coding sequence ATGGATAGAGAATTATTTATTCAGCCAAGTGTTAGAATAAGAAATCTTGAAAAAAAACTCTTAACAAAAATTCAATTTGAAAGATTATATGAAGCGGATGATTTACAAGATTCAATAAGACACTTAAATGAAACTGTTTATTCAGAAGATTTAGCAAAAATAGATAGGGCAGAAAATTTTGAAATAGCTCTTTCTAATTCTTTAAATAAAACTTATAGTGAAGTTTTGTCTCTTTGTCCAGTAAAAGAGCTTGTAGATGTTTTAACTTATAGATTTGCCTTTCATAATATAAAGGTTGCAGTTAAAGAAAAAATTTTACAAGAAAATTTTGAACACATTTATTCAAAAGTCCATTATGAAGACTTAGATAATCTAAGAAAACAATTTGAAACTGAAAAAGGTGAGAAAGGTACTTGGTATGAAGATACTGTAATTCAAGCATATAAGACTTTTGAAGAAACTAAAGACCCAGAAAAAATAGAATTTTTTATAGATAAAAGATATTTTGAAAAAGTTTTAGAAATTTTTAAAAAACTTGAACTTGATTTAGTTGAAGAATATTTTAAATCTATGATAGATTTTATAAATATCAGAACCTTTATTCGTTGTAAAAGACAAGAACAAGATATATCTGTTTTGAAAGAAGCATTAATTAAAGGTGGATATATAGATACAGATGATATTTCTACTTATTTCTATAAGGAAATACAGGATTTAGTTGATGCCTATAAGAATTCTAAAATAGGAAAAAGTTTATTTTTAGGTTTAAAAGGTTACAATGAAACTGGTAGATTGTTGTTATTTGAAAAACACATGGAGAACTATTTAACTGATCTTTTAAAAGAAAGAGTAAAGAGAATGCCTTATGGACCAGAGATTATTTTTGCTTATGTACATGCAAAAGAAATTGAAATTAAAAATTTGAGAATAGTATTGGTTGGTAGAGCTAATGGGCTTTCTGCAGATTTCATAAAGGAAAGGTTGCGTGAAACTTATGTATAA
- a CDS encoding V-type ATP synthase subunit E translates to MSSLDNLVAEILEQAKKEASRMLTKAKAENLEFFEKENKKIQREIDIIEQKSKEEAISLKERILSNANLKSRDMILQAKEELVDRILEKALERLQNLDEDRYLEFVENTLKKLNISENAEIILSRKMKNILGDEIFGYKVSDDVVESGCSIKDGKVVFNNEFSNLLEFNKEDLEREILKKIFG, encoded by the coding sequence ATGTCCAGTTTAGATAACCTTGTTGCAGAAATTTTGGAACAAGCAAAAAAAGAAGCAAGTAGAATGTTAACAAAAGCAAAAGCGGAGAACCTTGAATTTTTTGAAAAAGAAAATAAAAAAATTCAAAGAGAGATTGATATTATAGAACAAAAATCAAAGGAGGAAGCTATATCTCTAAAAGAAAGAATTTTGTCTAATGCTAATTTAAAATCAAGGGATATGATACTTCAAGCAAAAGAAGAGTTAGTTGACAGGATATTAGAAAAAGCCCTAGAAAGACTTCAAAATCTTGATGAGGATAGATACTTAGAATTTGTTGAAAATACTTTAAAGAAATTAAATATTTCAGAAAATGCAGAAATTATTTTGAGTAGAAAAATGAAAAATATACTTGGGGATGAGATATTTGGTTATAAGGTATCTGATGATGTTGTTGAGTCAGGTTGCAGTATAAAAGATGGAAAAGTAGTATTTAATAATGAGTTTTCAAATCTTTTAGAATTTAATAAGGAAGATTTAGAAAGAGAAATATTAAAGAAGATTTTTGGATAG
- a CDS encoding V-type ATP synthase subunit K, which translates to MENIMTIFQQYGGVVFGVLGAALAVLLSGIGSARGVGIAGQAAAGLVIDEPEKFGKAMVLQLLPGTQGLYGFVIGLFIMFRLSPEMTIAEGLYLLMAGLPVGFVGLRSALYQGQVAVAGINILAKNETHQTKGIILAVMVETYAILAFAMSFLLLNQVKF; encoded by the coding sequence ATGGAAAATATAATGACAATATTTCAACAATATGGTGGAGTAGTATTTGGAGTTTTAGGTGCAGCACTTGCAGTTTTATTATCTGGTATTGGTTCAGCAAGAGGAGTTGGAATTGCTGGACAAGCAGCAGCAGGTTTAGTTATTGATGAACCTGAAAAGTTTGGTAAAGCTATGGTACTTCAACTTTTACCAGGAACACAAGGACTTTATGGTTTTGTAATTGGACTATTTATTATGTTTAGACTTTCACCTGAAATGACAATAGCAGAAGGATTATATTTGTTAATGGCAGGACTTCCAGTTGGTTTTGTTGGTTTGAGATCAGCTCTATACCAAGGTCAAGTTGCAGTAGCAGGTATTAATATCCTAGCTAAAAATGAAACTCATCAAACAAAAGGAATAATACTTGCAGTAATGGTTGAAACTTATGCAATTTTAGCATTTGCTATGTCTTTCCTATTACTAAATCAAGTAAAATTTTAA